A genomic segment from Rhodothermus sp. encodes:
- a CDS encoding cytochrome C, which yields MTWLDKIIGPRIPDSVLHRERRRFRRPTLLLGIAALLLLISIFFPYWRIRLFAPQYPGGLVAKVYVNHVAGDVREIDALNHYIGMRPLEEAAQLERSLSVILIVAMALLVTGAIYVHSPWAAVLSLPALLYPLIFLADLYYWLRSFGMNLDPRAPLSSSVKPFVPPLLGEGQVGQFRVVAIWDIGLWLAILASLLIVMGLYYHRKAYKPFYEAYVRGQTT from the coding sequence ATGACGTGGTTAGACAAAATCATCGGACCGCGCATTCCGGATTCGGTGCTGCATCGGGAGCGGCGCCGCTTCCGTCGGCCTACCCTACTGCTGGGCATAGCAGCCCTGTTGCTGCTGATCTCTATCTTCTTTCCCTACTGGCGCATCCGCCTTTTTGCCCCGCAGTATCCGGGAGGCCTGGTTGCCAAAGTCTATGTAAATCATGTGGCGGGTGATGTGCGCGAAATTGATGCGCTCAACCACTATATCGGCATGCGTCCCCTTGAGGAGGCTGCCCAGCTCGAGCGCTCGCTAAGCGTTATCCTGATTGTTGCTATGGCATTGCTGGTTACCGGCGCGATCTATGTACATTCGCCCTGGGCAGCCGTACTCAGCCTGCCGGCCCTGCTCTACCCCCTGATTTTTCTGGCTGATCTATACTACTGGCTGCGGAGCTTTGGCATGAACCTCGATCCCCGTGCGCCCCTGAGCAGCTCGGTCAAACCGTTCGTACCCCCACTGCTCGGCGAAGGCCAGGTCGGCCAGTTTCGAGTCGTTGCCATCTGGGATATCGGGCTCTGGCTGGCCATTCTGGCCTCCCTCTTGATCGTCATGGGGCTTTACTACCATCGCAAGGCCTATAAACCCTTCTATGAAGCCTATGTCCGTGGGCAGACGACATAG
- a CDS encoding nitrous oxide reductase family maturation protein NosD codes for MSVGRRHSMGVGILVVLLTTLSAQAQPASSLAERLAAAAPGDTIRVVGGVYTGPLRITKPVVLLGEQDPVIDGRGQGTVVTIEAPDVVLQGFVIRNSGRSLDREDAGIAVYADRVTIADNRIEHVLFGIYLRQADSCRILRNTIEGDPTLDTPRRGDLIRLWYSNEALIQDNVTRHGRDVVIWFARGIVLRGNTIQFGRYGLHFMYSDSSQIEHNRMLRNSVGAYLMYSTRLTFRHNLLAYNRHASAIGVGLKDMDEVTFEENVLVDNQIGIFIDNSPRAINARIRYVGNVVAYNDIGIQALQDAPRSLFRSNSFLENYEQVDLVGGGRFSEANGTFWERNYWSDYRGYDADRDGYGDIPYRAVALFDALTDRTPAFRLFTFSPAVQALELAARAFPVIRPEPKLVDATPRMQPLLPKGPPAVPQRLRPTLALAGLVLLLMGGLTVGGARLRRLR; via the coding sequence ATGTCCGTGGGCAGACGACATAGCATGGGGGTAGGCATTCTGGTGGTGCTGCTGACAACCCTGAGCGCGCAGGCTCAGCCGGCTTCTTCGTTGGCAGAGCGGCTGGCGGCTGCTGCGCCCGGCGACACCATACGCGTGGTAGGGGGTGTCTACACCGGCCCCCTACGGATCACAAAGCCTGTCGTTCTCCTGGGAGAGCAGGATCCGGTGATTGATGGACGAGGACAGGGCACGGTCGTCACCATTGAGGCACCCGATGTGGTGCTTCAGGGCTTCGTAATCCGCAACTCGGGCCGCTCGCTCGACCGTGAAGATGCCGGCATTGCGGTCTATGCCGATCGCGTGACAATTGCCGACAACCGCATTGAACACGTGCTTTTCGGCATCTATCTGCGCCAGGCCGACTCCTGTCGTATCCTGCGTAACACAATTGAAGGCGATCCGACCCTCGACACCCCGCGGCGAGGCGATCTCATCCGTCTGTGGTACAGCAATGAGGCCCTGATTCAGGACAACGTTACCCGCCATGGTCGCGATGTGGTGATCTGGTTTGCTCGGGGCATCGTGCTACGCGGGAACACGATTCAGTTTGGCCGTTACGGCCTGCATTTCATGTACAGCGACAGCTCGCAGATTGAGCACAACCGGATGCTTCGCAATTCGGTCGGGGCCTACCTGATGTACAGCACGCGGTTGACGTTTCGCCATAACCTGCTGGCCTATAACCGGCACGCTTCGGCTATCGGCGTGGGCCTGAAAGATATGGATGAGGTAACCTTTGAAGAAAACGTGCTAGTGGACAACCAGATCGGCATTTTTATTGACAACAGCCCACGCGCCATCAACGCCCGGATTCGCTACGTGGGTAATGTGGTGGCCTACAATGACATTGGCATACAGGCACTTCAGGATGCACCGCGCAGCCTCTTTCGGAGCAACAGCTTTCTGGAGAACTATGAGCAGGTCGATCTGGTTGGTGGTGGACGCTTTTCAGAGGCCAACGGCACGTTCTGGGAACGCAATTACTGGAGCGATTACCGGGGCTACGATGCAGACCGCGATGGGTACGGCGATATTCCTTACCGGGCAGTAGCGCTGTTTGATGCCCTGACCGACCGGACGCCTGCCTTCCGACTGTTTACGTTCAGTCCGGCCGTACAGGCGCTGGAGCTGGCAGCGCGGGCCTTTCCAGTAATCCGGCCGGAGCCCAAGCTGGTCGATGCCACCCCGCGCATGCAGCCGTTACTCCCCAAAGGGCCTCCCGCCGTGCCGCAGCGACTACGTCCAACGCTGGCCCTGGCAGGACTGGTACTACTCCTGATGGGCGGGCTGACCGTGGGAGGAGCTCGCCTGCGTCGTCTGCGCTAA
- a CDS encoding ABC transporter ATP-binding protein, with the protein MALLTIEHLTKRFGTTTVLVDFSCTIEPGESVALWGPNGAGKTTLLRCVLGVLPFEGVIRIDGIDVQRQGKQARRLVGFVPQEVAFYPTLTVGETAAFFARLRGLDPEEGWRRLVQVALQDRLDQPVRTLSGGQRQRLALALALLGDPPLLLLDEPTASLDIRSRAEFMDALQQLLEAGKTLLFSTHRFEEVEHLARRVLLLENGRLEADTTPAALAHRLFPETTHYRLRLHLPERQRPEALKTLQTHGFEVWMNGHGLEVRVPASAKARPLMLLSRAGFEIIDFELHA; encoded by the coding sequence ATGGCGCTGCTGACCATCGAACACCTGACCAAACGTTTCGGCACGACCACCGTGCTGGTGGATTTCTCCTGCACGATCGAACCCGGTGAAAGCGTCGCCCTCTGGGGCCCGAACGGAGCCGGCAAGACAACACTGCTCCGATGCGTGCTGGGCGTGCTGCCTTTTGAAGGGGTGATTCGGATCGATGGGATCGACGTGCAACGTCAGGGCAAACAGGCGCGTCGTCTGGTGGGATTTGTACCGCAGGAAGTGGCCTTTTATCCCACGTTGACCGTTGGTGAAACGGCCGCCTTCTTCGCCCGCTTACGGGGACTCGATCCAGAAGAAGGGTGGCGCCGGCTGGTACAGGTCGCGCTGCAGGACCGCCTGGATCAGCCCGTACGTACGCTTTCGGGAGGACAACGTCAACGGTTGGCCCTGGCCCTGGCCCTGCTGGGGGATCCCCCCTTGCTCCTGCTCGACGAACCGACGGCCAGCCTGGACATCCGCAGCCGTGCCGAGTTTATGGACGCGCTGCAGCAACTTCTGGAGGCAGGGAAAACCTTACTGTTTTCGACGCACCGCTTTGAAGAGGTCGAGCACCTGGCTCGCCGCGTACTGCTGCTGGAAAACGGCCGCCTGGAGGCCGACACCACACCCGCCGCACTGGCTCACCGCCTGTTTCCCGAGACTACCCATTACCGCCTGCGCCTGCACCTGCCCGAACGCCAACGTCCCGAGGCGCTCAAGACGCTCCAGACGCACGGCTTTGAGGTCTGGATGAATGGCCACGGGTTGGAAGTGCGTGTGCCCGCCAGCGCAAAAGCTCGGCCGCTGATGCTGCTGAGCCGTGCCGGTTTTGAAATTATCGACTTTGAACTGCACGCCTGA
- a CDS encoding ABC transporter permease subunit, with amino-acid sequence MTTTTVRATVSLLARKELHDALRNRWFVLYTVIFAVLALALSWIGLAGGQLYGLAGFGRTTASLINLIMLIVPLMGLTLGALSLALEREQGTLLYILAQPVVPAEVLLGKLLGLAIALTAALSIGFGLSGLLLAWRGSPIGLGAYLGLFGLTILLALLSLSLGILFSSALPRTATALGSALFAWLLLVFLGDLGLLGSALALRISVEQLFTFSLLNPLQVFKIAAILLLRSDLQVLGPAGQYAMHLYGWRLLPLSISILLLWTLMPLVLAYLFFRRRGAL; translated from the coding sequence ATGACGACCACGACTGTCCGCGCAACTGTCAGTCTACTAGCCCGCAAGGAGCTACACGATGCCCTCCGCAACCGTTGGTTCGTGCTCTACACGGTCATCTTTGCGGTCCTTGCGCTTGCTCTTTCATGGATTGGTCTGGCTGGCGGCCAGCTCTATGGACTGGCAGGCTTTGGTCGCACTACGGCCAGCCTGATCAATCTGATCATGCTGATTGTGCCGTTGATGGGGCTCACGCTCGGTGCGCTCAGTCTGGCCCTGGAGCGAGAGCAGGGGACGCTGCTCTACATACTGGCGCAACCCGTTGTCCCCGCGGAAGTGTTGCTGGGCAAACTTCTGGGGCTGGCCATCGCGCTAACCGCCGCTTTAAGCATTGGCTTCGGTTTGAGCGGCCTGCTTCTGGCCTGGCGCGGCAGTCCCATAGGTCTGGGCGCCTACCTGGGGCTGTTCGGCCTGACCATCCTGCTGGCCCTGCTGAGTCTGAGTCTGGGCATACTCTTTTCCAGTGCCCTGCCCCGAACGGCTACCGCACTGGGAAGCGCACTTTTTGCCTGGCTGCTACTGGTGTTTCTGGGAGATCTGGGATTGCTGGGCTCGGCGCTCGCGTTGCGCATCTCCGTGGAACAGCTTTTCACGTTTTCGTTGCTCAACCCCCTGCAGGTGTTCAAAATAGCCGCCATCCTGCTGTTGCGCAGCGATCTCCAGGTACTGGGACCGGCCGGCCAGTATGCCATGCATCTATACGGCTGGCGTCTGCTCCCGCTTTCGATCAGCATCCTTCTGCTCTGGACCCTGATGCCACTGGTACTGGCCTACCTGTTTTTTCGCCGGCGTGGCGCCCTGTAA
- a CDS encoding nitrous oxide reductase accessory protein NosL: MRAHYPGSLYVFSLLLLLSACRPAPTPDRPPIIRFGYDTCDYCRMLISEPRYAATLRTTDGQERRFDDIGCLLHYLQEHPETADAYIWVSDYLEEHWLRASQAFFVRSDRLITPMGYGIIAVADTLTADSLARTLGGTLSRFATLRAAPPPSSVQLP, translated from the coding sequence ATGCGAGCGCATTATCCTGGTTCACTTTATGTTTTCAGCCTGTTACTGCTACTGAGTGCCTGCCGCCCGGCACCGACACCAGATCGACCACCGATCATTCGCTTCGGCTACGATACCTGTGATTATTGCCGCATGCTGATCAGCGAGCCACGCTATGCAGCTACGCTACGCACTACTGACGGCCAGGAACGCCGTTTTGATGATATTGGCTGTCTCCTTCACTACCTGCAGGAACATCCCGAAACTGCTGATGCCTACATCTGGGTGTCCGACTATCTGGAGGAACACTGGCTTCGGGCTTCCCAGGCGTTCTTTGTACGTAGCGACCGGCTGATCACGCCGATGGGTTATGGCATCATTGCCGTAGCCGACACGCTGACCGCCGACAGCCTGGCGCGCACGCTCGGTGGCACCCTGAGCCGTTTTGCCACGCTTCGCGCGGCTCCTCCACCTTCTTCGGTCCAGCTACCGTAA
- a CDS encoding CBS domain-containing protein, which yields MTVRDVLRGKPAQVITVAADVPVLEAVRRLREHQIGAMPVVDDRARMIGLFTERDVVWRLADRGVALLDEPVRHCMTSPVHFCRPDDSIREVMWQMTYRRMRHLPVVEEGRLVGMISIGDVVKSRLEELEEEARVLRDIVVAGR from the coding sequence ATGACCGTTCGTGACGTGTTGCGCGGCAAGCCCGCGCAGGTGATTACGGTGGCAGCGGACGTGCCGGTACTGGAAGCCGTACGTCGTCTTCGGGAGCATCAGATCGGCGCTATGCCGGTTGTAGATGATCGGGCCCGGATGATCGGACTGTTCACAGAGCGCGATGTCGTGTGGCGGTTGGCCGACAGAGGCGTAGCGCTGCTGGACGAACCCGTACGGCACTGCATGACCAGTCCAGTACACTTCTGTAGGCCAGACGATTCGATCCGTGAAGTCATGTGGCAGATGACCTATCGACGGATGCGTCATCTTCCGGTCGTGGAAGAGGGTCGGCTTGTCGGCATGATCAGCATCGGTGACGTGGTCAAATCCCGCCTGGAAGAGCTTGAGGAGGAAGCGCGCGTATTGCGGGACATTGTGGTGGCCGGTCGGTAG
- a CDS encoding iron-sulfur cluster assembly accessory protein, with protein MELQITSRALARIREIARNEGVDLSQTLLRIAVVPGGCSGLTYELGWDTTLQPQDLTAQFEGVRVVIDRRSYLYLKGTTLDFTDGLEGRGFHFINPQAARTCACGESFGL; from the coding sequence ATGGAATTGCAGATTACCTCGCGCGCGCTGGCACGCATTCGTGAGATTGCTCGGAATGAAGGCGTGGACCTGTCGCAGACCCTGTTGCGCATTGCCGTGGTGCCCGGGGGGTGCTCGGGACTGACCTATGAGCTGGGCTGGGACACTACATTGCAGCCGCAGGATCTGACGGCTCAGTTCGAGGGCGTGCGGGTGGTCATCGATCGGCGCAGCTATCTTTATTTGAAAGGCACGACACTGGACTTCACCGACGGATTGGAGGGACGAGGGTTTCACTTTATCAATCCGCAGGCAGCCCGCACCTGTGCCTGCGGCGAATCGTTTGGCCTGTAA
- the sufB gene encoding Fe-S cluster assembly protein SufB, translating to MSDTAYLHQIAQSDYKYGFETDIEVEKAPPGLSEEVIHYISDRRGEPDWMREWRLRAFRYFMSLLERYEETYPRWAHLKYPDIDFQAISYYAAPQKKPRYKSLDEVDPKILETFRKLGIPLDEQMRLAGVAVDAVMDSVSVATTFKEELAKHGIIFCSMGEAIENYPELVQKYLGSVVPYTDNFFAALNSAVFSDGSFVYVPKGVRCPLELSTYFRINTAGTGQFERTLIIADEGAYVSYLEGCTAPMRDEHQLHAAVVELIALKDAEIKYSTVQNWYPGDAEGKGGVYNFVTKRGICLGENSKISWTQLETGSAITWKYPSVILKGDNSVGEFYSVAFTKGYQQADTGTKMIHLGRNTRSTIISKGIAAGYSNNSYRGLVKVARTADNARNFSQCDSMLLGDKCGAHTFPYLEIENPTAQVEHEATTSKIGEDQIFYCQQRGLSEETAIKLIVNGFCKEVLAQLPMEFAMEAQKLLAIELEGSVG from the coding sequence ATGAGCGACACTGCTTACCTGCACCAGATCGCCCAGAGCGATTACAAGTATGGGTTCGAGACCGACATTGAGGTGGAAAAGGCGCCGCCTGGCCTGAGTGAAGAAGTGATTCACTACATCTCAGACCGGCGTGGCGAGCCGGACTGGATGCGGGAGTGGCGCCTGCGGGCGTTCCGCTACTTCATGAGCCTACTGGAACGCTACGAGGAGACCTATCCGCGCTGGGCCCACCTGAAATATCCGGATATCGATTTCCAGGCCATCAGCTACTACGCGGCGCCTCAGAAAAAGCCGCGTTATAAGAGCCTTGACGAGGTAGATCCCAAGATCCTGGAGACCTTCCGCAAGCTGGGGATCCCGCTTGATGAGCAGATGCGGCTGGCCGGCGTGGCTGTCGATGCCGTCATGGATAGCGTGTCGGTGGCCACCACCTTCAAGGAAGAGCTGGCCAAGCATGGCATCATCTTTTGCTCGATGGGCGAGGCGATCGAAAACTACCCCGAGCTGGTGCAGAAGTACCTGGGCTCGGTCGTTCCCTACACGGATAATTTCTTTGCTGCGCTTAACTCGGCTGTCTTCTCCGACGGCTCCTTCGTCTACGTCCCCAAGGGTGTGCGTTGTCCGCTGGAGCTGAGCACCTATTTCCGGATCAATACAGCCGGCACAGGCCAATTTGAGCGCACGCTGATCATTGCCGACGAAGGCGCCTATGTGAGCTATCTGGAAGGCTGCACGGCCCCGATGCGCGATGAGCATCAGCTCCATGCGGCCGTCGTCGAACTGATTGCGCTCAAAGACGCCGAGATCAAGTACTCGACGGTTCAGAACTGGTATCCGGGCGATGCCGAAGGTAAGGGCGGTGTTTATAACTTCGTGACCAAGCGCGGTATCTGCCTGGGCGAAAACTCGAAGATCTCCTGGACGCAGCTTGAGACGGGTTCGGCCATCACCTGGAAGTATCCAAGCGTCATCCTGAAAGGTGACAACTCGGTCGGCGAATTCTACTCGGTGGCCTTTACCAAAGGTTACCAGCAGGCCGACACGGGCACGAAAATGATCCACCTGGGCCGTAATACACGCAGCACGATTATCTCCAAGGGCATTGCAGCCGGCTACTCGAACAACAGCTATCGCGGGCTGGTCAAGGTGGCCCGCACGGCCGACAATGCCCGCAACTTCTCACAGTGCGATTCCATGTTGCTGGGCGACAAGTGCGGCGCCCACACGTTTCCCTACCTGGAAATTGAGAACCCGACAGCCCAGGTAGAGCACGAAGCCACCACGTCCAAGATCGGCGAAGATCAGATTTTCTACTGCCAGCAACGCGGCCTGAGTGAGGAAACGGCCATCAAGCTGATCGTCAACGGCTTCTGCAAGGAAGTACTGGCGCAGCTGCCCATGGAATTTGCCATGGAAGCTCAGAAGCTGCTGGCCATTGAGCTGGAAGGTAGTGTGGGTTGA
- the sufC gene encoding Fe-S cluster assembly ATPase SufC, giving the protein MALLEIRNLHARVEEKEILKGVNLTVNPGEIHAIMGPNGSGKSTLASVLAGREDYEVTEGEVLYDGKNLLEMDPDERAREGIFMAFQYPVELPGVNMATFLREALKAIREHRGLPPLSPAEFMKLLKEKAALVGLDPSLKQRSVNEGFSGGEKKRSEIFQLALLEPRLAILDETDSGLDIDALRAVANGVNKLRAPDRAFVIITHYQRLLNYIVPDYVHVMVDGRIVRSGDKHLALELEEKGYDWIKEEVGLVA; this is encoded by the coding sequence ATGGCACTCCTGGAAATTCGTAACCTGCACGCTCGCGTCGAAGAAAAGGAAATTCTTAAGGGCGTTAACCTGACGGTCAATCCGGGTGAAATTCACGCTATCATGGGCCCGAACGGCTCGGGCAAGAGCACGCTGGCCTCGGTACTGGCCGGTCGGGAGGACTACGAGGTAACCGAGGGCGAGGTGCTCTACGATGGGAAGAACCTCCTGGAGATGGATCCTGATGAGCGCGCGCGGGAGGGCATCTTTATGGCTTTTCAGTACCCGGTGGAGCTTCCGGGCGTCAATATGGCCACGTTCCTGCGTGAAGCGCTTAAGGCCATCCGGGAGCACCGGGGGCTGCCCCCGCTCAGCCCGGCCGAGTTCATGAAACTGCTGAAGGAAAAGGCGGCCCTGGTCGGACTCGATCCCAGCCTGAAACAGCGCTCGGTCAACGAAGGCTTCTCCGGTGGCGAAAAGAAGCGCAGTGAAATCTTTCAGCTGGCCCTGCTGGAACCCCGCCTGGCTATCCTCGACGAAACCGACTCGGGCCTGGACATCGATGCGCTGCGTGCAGTCGCTAACGGGGTGAATAAACTGCGCGCACCGGACCGGGCCTTCGTGATCATCACCCACTACCAGCGTCTGTTGAATTACATCGTGCCAGACTACGTGCACGTAATGGTCGACGGACGGATTGTCCGCTCGGGCGACAAACACCTGGCCCTGGAGCTGGAAGAAAAAGGCTACGACTGGATCAAAGAAGAAGTCGGGCTGGTCGCCTGA
- the sufD gene encoding Fe-S cluster assembly protein SufD translates to MTTTLTATTTRPEDRFLHAFEAYAGQVLNGTSERLATLRRKAIERFSALGFPNRKAEAWKYTPIAKALQHPYKIDPKPAVPTLSEASLADYAIPELDAYRVVLVNGRFVPELSTGSDLPEGVVLTSLETAAREHTDLFEKYFAYYLDFENEPFLALNTAFARDGFFLYLPEGLALERPLHVLHLIDTDEELFLQPRHVVVVAPGASLKLIVSGHSRGHCRTFTNSVTEVFVGQGANVHQYDLRLEGDRASAIYSTQAYLEGAACYTNGTFTVGGALVRNNVQVRFDDQEGEAHLYGLFLGRGSMHIDNHTMIDHAVPNCVSNELYKGILDDRATGVFNGKVLVRPHAQKTNAYQSNKSIVLTREARMYSKPELEIYADDVRCTHGAACGQLDENGIFYLRTRGLTLQQARAMMLLAFARDVLDQIAVEPLRAYLDALVAARVGA, encoded by the coding sequence ATGACCACGACTCTGACAGCGACGACGACGCGTCCGGAAGATCGCTTTCTGCATGCATTTGAGGCCTATGCGGGCCAGGTGCTCAATGGCACGAGCGAACGCCTGGCCACGCTGCGCCGGAAAGCCATTGAGCGCTTTAGCGCGCTGGGCTTTCCGAATCGCAAGGCGGAAGCCTGGAAGTACACGCCCATAGCGAAAGCACTTCAACATCCCTACAAGATTGATCCGAAGCCGGCCGTGCCGACGTTGAGCGAAGCGTCGCTGGCCGATTACGCCATCCCGGAACTGGACGCCTACCGCGTCGTGCTCGTCAACGGCCGTTTTGTGCCGGAGCTTTCGACGGGGTCGGATCTGCCCGAGGGTGTCGTGCTGACCAGCCTGGAAACAGCGGCCCGGGAGCACACCGACCTCTTTGAAAAGTACTTCGCGTACTACCTCGACTTTGAAAACGAGCCGTTCCTGGCGCTCAACACAGCTTTTGCCCGGGATGGCTTTTTCTTGTACCTTCCCGAAGGCCTCGCCCTTGAACGTCCGCTGCACGTGCTCCACCTGATCGACACCGATGAGGAGCTTTTCCTGCAGCCGCGCCATGTCGTCGTGGTTGCACCAGGTGCTTCACTCAAGTTGATCGTAAGCGGCCACAGCCGGGGTCACTGTCGCACGTTTACCAATAGTGTTACTGAAGTATTTGTGGGGCAGGGTGCCAACGTGCACCAGTACGACCTGCGTCTGGAAGGCGACCGGGCCTCGGCCATTTACAGCACCCAGGCTTACCTGGAAGGCGCCGCCTGCTACACAAACGGTACATTCACCGTTGGGGGCGCACTGGTGCGTAACAATGTGCAGGTACGCTTTGACGACCAGGAAGGCGAGGCGCACCTGTACGGCCTTTTCCTGGGGCGTGGCTCGATGCACATCGACAACCACACGATGATCGACCACGCCGTTCCGAACTGCGTCAGCAACGAGCTCTACAAGGGGATTCTGGATGATCGGGCCACGGGTGTCTTCAATGGCAAGGTACTCGTACGGCCGCATGCCCAGAAGACAAACGCCTACCAGTCGAATAAGAGCATCGTACTGACGCGTGAAGCCCGTATGTACTCAAAACCCGAGCTGGAAATCTATGCGGACGACGTGCGCTGCACGCATGGCGCGGCCTGCGGCCAGCTCGACGAAAACGGTATCTTTTACCTGCGCACGCGGGGACTGACCCTGCAACAGGCCCGCGCCATGATGCTGCTGGCCTTTGCCCGTGATGTGCTCGATCAGATTGCGGTTGAACCCCTGCGTGCCTACCTCGACGCACTGGTCGCGGCACGTGTAGGTGCCTGA
- a CDS encoding cysteine desulfurase: MPASVDLTGLQTTFDVARVRADFPALHQSIYDGRPLVYLDNAATTQKPQVVIDRIRDFYLRENANVHRGVHYLSQHASDAYDEARRLVADFIGAPDPSQIIFTRGTTESINLVAATYGRQHVGAGDEIVLSAMEHHSNIVPWQLLCEEKGARLRVVPIDERGVLDLEALEHSLTERTRLVAIAHVSNALGTVNPVREIIQLAHARGIPVLVDGAQAVQHLPVNVAELDCDFYCFSGHKMYGPTGIGILYGKAELLEAMPPYQGGGDMIERVTFERTTYNRLPYKFEAGTPHIAGAIGLGAAVTYLNGLDRTAIARHEDELLRYATERLEEVPGLRLIGTAPHKVSVLSFVIEGVHPYDAGTLLDQMGIAVRTGHHCAQPLMDRLGLSGTIRASLALYNTREEIDALVEALHRVIRMLR; this comes from the coding sequence ATGCCTGCCTCCGTCGACCTCACCGGACTTCAGACCACCTTCGACGTGGCGCGTGTGCGGGCTGACTTTCCGGCCCTGCACCAGTCCATTTATGATGGACGGCCGCTTGTGTACCTCGACAATGCGGCCACCACGCAGAAGCCGCAGGTGGTCATTGACCGCATACGCGACTTTTACCTGCGCGAAAATGCCAACGTCCATCGAGGCGTCCACTACCTGAGCCAGCACGCCTCCGATGCGTACGATGAAGCCAGACGCCTGGTGGCCGATTTCATTGGAGCGCCCGATCCCTCGCAGATCATCTTTACGCGGGGAACCACCGAAAGCATTAACCTGGTGGCGGCCACCTACGGACGCCAGCACGTTGGTGCCGGGGACGAAATCGTACTCTCCGCTATGGAGCATCACTCGAACATCGTCCCCTGGCAGCTGCTCTGTGAGGAGAAAGGCGCGCGACTGCGCGTCGTGCCCATAGATGAGCGCGGCGTGCTCGATCTGGAGGCGTTGGAGCATTCGCTGACGGAGCGCACGCGCCTGGTGGCCATTGCCCATGTGTCCAATGCGCTCGGCACGGTCAACCCGGTACGCGAAATCATTCAGCTGGCCCACGCACGCGGCATCCCAGTGCTGGTCGACGGAGCGCAGGCTGTGCAGCACCTGCCGGTGAACGTAGCCGAGCTGGATTGTGACTTCTATTGTTTCTCCGGCCATAAAATGTATGGCCCTACGGGCATCGGCATCCTCTACGGCAAAGCCGAGCTGCTCGAAGCCATGCCCCCCTACCAGGGCGGCGGCGACATGATCGAGCGGGTTACCTTCGAACGGACCACCTATAATCGACTGCCCTACAAGTTTGAAGCCGGCACGCCACATATTGCCGGAGCTATCGGTCTGGGTGCAGCAGTTACTTACCTGAACGGGCTGGACCGCACAGCCATCGCCCGCCACGAGGATGAGCTGCTTCGCTATGCTACCGAGCGGTTGGAGGAAGTCCCGGGCCTCCGACTAATTGGTACAGCCCCTCACAAAGTCAGCGTGCTCTCGTTCGTCATTGAGGGAGTGCATCCTTACGACGCCGGTACTTTGCTCGATCAGATGGGTATTGCCGTGCGCACCGGCCACCACTGCGCCCAGCCACTTATGGACCGACTGGGTCTGTCCGGTACGATCCGTGCTTCACTGGCGCTGTACAACACGCGGGAAGAAATCGACGCCCTCGTCGAGGCGCTACACCGTGTAATCCGCATGCTGCGCTGA
- a CDS encoding SufE family protein yields the protein MTVPTNDTIEARASQIVEEFALFDDWMDKYEYLIELGKSLPPIEPEYKTEAFRIHGCQSQVWIRPEFREGRVYFRGDSDALITRGLVALLIRVLSGQPPEAIVNARLDFLDEIGLKAHLSPTRKNGLAAMIEQMRRYAQAYLQASRN from the coding sequence ATGACCGTGCCCACCAACGATACCATTGAGGCCCGCGCATCTCAGATCGTCGAAGAGTTTGCGCTCTTTGACGACTGGATGGACAAATACGAATACCTGATCGAGCTGGGAAAATCGCTCCCTCCCATCGAGCCAGAGTACAAGACCGAAGCCTTTCGGATTCACGGCTGCCAGTCGCAGGTGTGGATCCGACCAGAGTTTCGGGAGGGGCGTGTCTACTTCCGGGGCGACAGCGACGCACTGATTACCAGAGGACTGGTGGCGCTGCTGATCCGCGTGCTTTCGGGGCAACCCCCAGAGGCCATTGTCAATGCCCGGCTGGATTTTCTGGACGAAATAGGTCTCAAGGCTCACCTGTCGCCGACCCGGAAAAACGGGCTGGCCGCTATGATCGAACAGATGCGCCGCTACGCGCAGGCCTACTTGCAGGCATCCCGCAACTAA